One window of the Pieris rapae chromosome 13, ilPieRapa1.1, whole genome shotgun sequence genome contains the following:
- the LOC111003491 gene encoding uncharacterized protein LOC111003491 — MNRDRAINFNSCEIHILVDLVSKDRYIIENKRNDVATNKEKEATWNKLSVNFNAVSGFTPRTAKTLKLKYESLKKAIRRKISRHIELGNAGEPNLSDIEKTILNIYSNGVDSRNDSENVIEFRVKSENSDEDMNERNLLKTPEDVDYVIPDVMDDTTVIENKRKTISKGPSQKTVRKKVDDISNVCSSNVATAKLELIELQKNIASREHDFVHEEHKLKMQHLLNEEKRKQEIHDFLLRKQT, encoded by the exons aTGAATCGCGACAGAGCCATTAACTTTAATAGTTGTGAAATTCACATTCTTGTCGACTTGGTGTCAAAAGACCGCTACATAATTGAGAATAAGCGAAATGATGTCGCcacaaacaaagaaaaagaGGCTACTTGGAACAAGTTATCTGTAAACTTCAATGCGGTGTCTGGGTTTACACCTAGAACGGCTAAGACACTTAAGTTGAAGTATGAGAGTCTGAAAAAAGCGATCAGAAGAAAGATTTCCAGACACATCGAACTGGGCAATGCGGGAGAGCCAAACCTGTCTGACATTGAGAAAACAATTCTTAACATTTATTCAAATGGCGTCGATTCGCGAAATGATAGTGAGAATGTCATAG AATTCCGAGTGAAAAGTGAAAACTCTGATGAAGATATGAACGAAAGAAATTTACTGAAGACGCCCGAGGATGTTGACTATGTTATACCAGATGTGATGGACGATACAACAGTTATTG aaaacaaaCGAAAAACTATCTCCAAAGGACCATCTCAAAAAACGGTCAGGAAGAAAGTTGATGACATTTCCAACGTATGCTCATCCAACGTCGCTACAGCTAAGCTAGAACTGATAGAATTACAGAAGAATATAGCGAGTAGGGAGCACGATTTTGTTCATGAAGAACATAAGCTTAAAATGCAGCATTTGCTTAACGAGGAAAAGAGGAAACAAGAAATCCACGATTTTCTgttaagaaaacaaacataa